In the Pseudonocardia sediminis genome, CCGGGACCTGCACCGCGACGTTGATGGTCTTGGCCGTCTTCGGCTGGACGATCTCCACCGGGCGGGTGCCGGAGAGGAACGTCGACACCTCGTCCACCGGGCGGACCGTGGCCGAGAGCCCGATCCGCTGCGGCGTCGTCTCGACGATCTCCTCGAGCCGTTCCAGCGACAGCGCCAGGTGCGCGCCGCGTTTGGTGCCGGCCACCGCGTGCACCTCGTCGACGATGATCGTCCGCACCCCGCGCAACGACTCCCGCGCGGCGGAGGTGAGCAGCAGGAACAGCGACTCCGGCGTCGTGACCAGCACGTCCGGAGGGGTGCGCGCGAACTGGCGGCGCTCGTCGGCCGGGGTGTCGCCGGTGCGCTGGCCGACCGTGATGTCCGGGACGGGCTCGCCGAGGCGCTGCGCGGCCTGCCGGATCCCGGTCAGCGGGGAGCGCAGGTTGCGCTGCACGTCCACCGCTAGCGCCTTGAGCGGGGAGACGTAGAGGACGCGGCAGCGGTGCTTCGGCTCGTCGGGCACCGGCTCGGAGGCGAGGCGGTCGAGCGCCCAGAGGAACGCGGCGAGCGTCTTGCCGGACCCGGTCGGCGCGACGACCAGGGCGTTGCGCCCGGCCTGGGCGGCGGTCCAGGCGCCCTCCTGAGCGGCGGTGGGCGCGGCGAAGGCCCCCTCGAACCACTGACGGGTGGCGGGGGAGAAGCCCTCGAGTGCACTCACGGTCCCCATCATGCGCCGGGGGTCCGACAGTTTCCCGCCGGCCGCCTCCGCGGCGGGCGGTTCCGTGGAAGGGCTCAGGTGCCGTCGTGCAGCGCGCGGGCCCAGCCGGTGTCGTCGTCCCCGTAGAGCGCGCTGAGCGCGGCGACGGTCCAGACCAGGCTGGCCAGGAAGTCGTCGCCGAGGGCGTCGATGTAGTGCGAGGTCTCCTGCGCACCGTCGAGGGACTGCAGCGGCGGGATCGTGTAGCGGGCACGGGAGCGGTAGCGGGGACCCATGTTCGTGCCGATCCAGTCCAGCGCGCGGTCGACCCGGTCGGTCTCGGACTCCAGCGCCACCCGCGCGGCGTCGATCCAGTCGGCCAGCACGAGGAAGGCCAGCGACCAGCCGGGAGGGGCCTCGGAGTCGGCGAAGTCGGCGTCGATCGCGGTGAGCTTGCGCAGGGCGAGACGCGCCGGGTCCGGCTCGTGGCTCGACAGCGTGTCCCGGACGGCCTGCTCGAGCTCGTCCGCGACGATCGCGTAGGCGTTGAGCAGGGCGGGGTCGTCCTGCCGGTCGGCTCTGCTCGTGCGTGCCATCGACGGCCTCCTCGGTGCTGGTGCCTCTCCGGCGGGCGAGCCTAGCCAGGCCGTTCAGCGCTTGCGGTACTGCATCCAGAGACGTATCAGGCCCGCGAGCGAGGCGAGCAGCGCCACGACGATCACGATCCGTCCGAGCGGCGAGCTCAGCCCGGTGGGATCAGCCTGTGCGAACAGCAGGAGATCGGACATATCACCCACGCTACGCGGGGTCGCCGGTGTCCGGCCAGGACGCGTCGGCGGTGCCGTAGGACGGCGGTGGAGCCGGCCAGTGCAGGTCGCGGCCGCCGACCCGCCCCGGCGGGGAGACCAGGGTGAGGCCGCCGTCGGGGGCGTCGACCCGCTCGGTGAACGCTGCCGGACCGGGGTCGGTGACCGGGCTCGGTTCCCCCGTGCGGGGCAGCGACTGCAGCCACGCCGCCGTCGCGGCCAGCGACAGCCGGACGTGCGGGGTACCGCCGTGGTGTCGCTGCGACGTCAGCGCGAGCGCCGCACCGGCCGCGGCCAGGTGACCGGTCGCGTGGTCGAGGAGCTGGGCGGGCAGCGCACCGGGCGGGGTGTCCGGGTCGGAATCGGCGCGCTCGGTCTCGCCGATCCCGCACGCGGCCTGGACCAGGCTGTCGAACCCGCGCCGATGCGCCCACGGCCCGCGGTGGCCCCATGCGGACAGCGTCACCACGACGAGCCCGGGAAACCGCTCGGCGAGCGTCTCCGGGGCGAGCCCGAACCGGTCCAGTGCGCCGGGCCGGTATCCGGTGACGACCACGTCCGCACCGGCCAGCAGCGTCGTGAGCCGGTCCCCGGAGCGGGCGAGGTCGAGCAGCGCGCTGCGTTTGCCGGGCAGCATGTCCCAGACCTGCAGCGGGATCTCCGGGCGGTCCGGCGGGTCCAGGCGGAGCACGTCCGCACCGTGCGCGGCGAGCGTCCGGGTCGCGACCGGCCCGGCGATCACCCGGGTCAGGTCCAGTACCCGCGCCCGCCGCGACGGCCGGGGTGCGGCCGGTCCGAGGTCGCGCCGTTCGACCAGGGGCGACGCCGCCGCGGCCACGCCGGCCGGGTGGGTCCGCCAGGTCCCCTCGTCGCGGACGGCGGCCGCCACCCCTCCGGCTCCGTGCAGTGCCGCCTCCAGCTCCTCGCCGGTGCGTGCGGAGATCTGATCGCGGATCTCGTCGGGTCCGGTGTCGGCGGAGAGGTCGAGGACGTGCCGGGCCGCCGCGCGGTGCCACGGGTAGTTGGCGTGCAGCCGCAGCCAGCCGTCGGCGGTGCGGTGGAACGCCGAGAGCGGGTCGAACGGATCGCCGGGGGAGCTGCCGTCGATCCGGAGCAGGCGTTCGCTGCGCACCGCCGTCGCGGCGTGGCGGCTGTCCAGCTCGACGTCCGGCCGTGTGTCCGCGGTGCAGGCCAGCAGTGCCGCGCCGGTGGCGGCGACCGCGGCGCCGGTCACCGGGAACCGGGAGCGCAACGCGTGGTCCGGGCCGGTCAGGGTGATCCGGCGCAGGTCGTCCGGGTCGCCGCCGAGGGCGTCCCAGACCGAGGCCAGGAGCTGATCGCGCACGGCGTCAGTCTGCCCGGGCCCGGAGCCGGTGGTTACCCTCGATGCGTGCGAATGAGCCAGTTCCGGGGACTGATGGAGGACGAGTTCGGCGCCCTGCGGGCCGGCTCGCTGGCCCGTGACCACGTCTTCTCCGCCCTCGACGGGCAGACCGTGGACGAGGCCATCGAGTCCGGGACCGACCTGCGCCGGATCTGGCGCGCGGTCTGCGACGCCTACGACGTGCCGCCCGCCCGGCGCTGAGCCCGGCCGGTCACGGCGCCGGGTCGGCGCCTGCAGGTGGACCCGCGGACCGCTCGGCGCGACCGGGTGTCCGATCGGCGTGTCGGCGTGACATCTCGAACGTGCGTTCGTATAGCGTGTTGTCCACAACGTGATGCGGCCATCCACAGACCGTGATCCGACCGGCGGAACTGTCGGTGCGACCCCATACGGTTGTCCCGTGGCTCCCCGCAAGACGGCGGCATCGCCGGCACAGCAGACACCAGCACGGCAGACCAGAGCATCCGATGGCAGATCAGCGAGGTGGCAAGAGATGAGCACTCCGGACCGCGAGAAGGCGCTGGAACTCGCCCTCGCCCAGATCGAGAAGAACCACGGCAAGGGCTCGGTGATGCGCCTGGGTGACGACAACCGTCCGCCCGTCAGCGCCATCCCGACCGGCTCCATCGCCCTCGACGTCGCGCTCGGCGTGGGCGGCCTGCCCCGCGGCCGCGTCATCGAGATCTACGGCCCGGAGTCCAGCGGTAAGACCACGGTCGCGCTGCACGCGGTGGCCAGTGCCCAGGCCGCAGGCGGGATCGCCGCGTTCATCGACGCCGAGCACGCGCTCGACCCGGAGTACGCCAAGGCGCTCGGGGTGAACACCGACGACCTGCTGGTCTCCCAGCCCGACACCGGTGAGCAGGCGCTGGAGATCGCGGACATGCTGATCCGCTCCGGTGCGCTGGACATCATCGTGATCGACTCGGTCGCCGCGCTGGTGCCCCGTGCCGAGATCGAGGGCGAGATGGGCGACAGCCACGTCGGCCTGCAGGCCCGGCTGATGAGCCAGGCCCTGCGGAAGATCACCGGTGCGCTGAGCACCTCGGGCACCACGATGATCTTCATCAACCAGCTGCGCGAGAAGATCGGCGTGATGTTCGGGTCCCCGGAGACCACGACCGGCGGCAAGGCGCTGAAGTTCTACGCCTCGGTGCGCCTGGACATCCGGCGGATCGAGACCCTCAAGGACGGCACCGACATGGTCGGCAGCCGGACCCGGGTCAAGGTCGTCAAGAACAAGGTCGCGCCGCCGTTCAAGCAGGCGGAGTTCGACGTGCTCTACGGCGTCGGCATCAGCCGAGAGGGCTCGCTGATCGACGTCGGCGTCGAGCACGGGATCATCCGCAAGTCCGGTGCCTGGTACACCTACGAGGGCGACCAGATGGGGCAGGGCAAGGAGAACGCCCGCAAGTTCCTGAAGGAGAACCCGGACGTCTCGGCCGAGGTCGAGAAGCGGATCAAGGAGAAGCTCGGCATCGGGCCGGTGCTCGACGCCGATCCCACCGTCGCTGCCGCTGCCCAGGCCGAGCCCCTGCCGGCCCCGGTCGACTTCTGAGCGTGACACCTCCGGACGCGGTGCCGGAGGCCGAGCCCGACGCACTCGTCGAGAGGACGCGTCGGGACGGTCCTCCGGCGTTCGCGGACTTCACCGGTCTGGACCCCGACGAGGGCAGGGCCGCCTCGGTCGCCACGTTCGACGACCTCGGCGAGCCCGGCACCGCGACGTCGGTCCGCCCGGACCTGCTGGGCCGTGAGGACGCCGACGGCGACACACACGACCACGACACGCAGGACATGGCGTCGTTCGGCGGCCCCGACGAGGCGTTCGCCGACGAGACGTTCGTCGACCAGACGTCCGCCGACGGGGCCGGGAAGTCCGGCGGTCCGGTGGGGGTTCGCACCGCGAGCCTGGACGACCTGTCCGGGAGTGGGGACGACGAGGACGACCAGAGCGGTGGCGACGGCGCAGCCGGCGTCCGCGTGGCGAGTTTCGACGGCCGGCGGCCGCGTTCGGGTCGATCGCCCCGCTCGGGATCGGACCGTTCCCGGGCCACGGCCCGCCGCACGTCGACGACGCGTGGTGCGGCCTCGGGCCGCGGGGTCTCGGATGGTCCGGTCCCGGACGGGCGGGTCTCGGACGGCGCGGTCGCAGGCGTCCGCGCACCGGACGATGCCGCGGCCGAACCGGACGGCGGAGAGTCCGGGCGCTCGGGCCGGTCGGCGCGATCGGGCGGGTCCGGATTCGGCGGACGCGGTGGCGGGCGGACGAAGCGTGACGGCGGATCGTCGCGCGGCGGTCGTGGCGGGGGAGGGCTCTCGTTCAGCCCGCAGGACGACGAGGCGCGGGCGAAGGAGGTCTGTCTCCGGCTGCTCACCGACCGGGCCCGTACCGTGCAGGAGCTCTCCCAGGCGTTGCGCCGCAAGGAGATCCCCGACGAGGTGGCGCAGAAGGTCCTGGAGCGCTTCGACGAGGTCGGCCTGGTCGACGACGAGGCGTTCGCCGGGCAGTGGGTCCGTTCCCGGCACAAGCAGCGCGGCCTCGGCAAGCGCGCCATCGCCGCCGAGCTGCACCGCAAGGGCGTGGCCAAGGAGATCGCGGACGAGGCACTGACCGAGATCGACGCCGAGTCCGAGGAGGCCCGGGCCCGCGAGCTCGTCGACCGCAAGCTCCGTACCGTACCGATCGGCACGAAGGAGCAGCGCGTGACCGCGGCCCGCCGTCTGGTCGGCATGCTCGCCCGCA is a window encoding:
- a CDS encoding CoA transferase, with the translated sequence MRDQLLASVWDALGGDPDDLRRITLTGPDHALRSRFPVTGAAVAATGAALLACTADTRPDVELDSRHAATAVRSERLLRIDGSSPGDPFDPLSAFHRTADGWLRLHANYPWHRAAARHVLDLSADTGPDEIRDQISARTGEELEAALHGAGGVAAAVRDEGTWRTHPAGVAAAASPLVERRDLGPAAPRPSRRARVLDLTRVIAGPVATRTLAAHGADVLRLDPPDRPEIPLQVWDMLPGKRSALLDLARSGDRLTTLLAGADVVVTGYRPGALDRFGLAPETLAERFPGLVVVTLSAWGHRGPWAHRRGFDSLVQAACGIGETERADSDPDTPPGALPAQLLDHATGHLAAAGAALALTSQRHHGGTPHVRLSLAATAAWLQSLPRTGEPSPVTDPGPAAFTERVDAPDGGLTLVSPPGRVGGRDLHWPAPPPSYGTADASWPDTGDPA
- the recA gene encoding recombinase RecA; this translates as MSTPDREKALELALAQIEKNHGKGSVMRLGDDNRPPVSAIPTGSIALDVALGVGGLPRGRVIEIYGPESSGKTTVALHAVASAQAAGGIAAFIDAEHALDPEYAKALGVNTDDLLVSQPDTGEQALEIADMLIRSGALDIIVIDSVAALVPRAEIEGEMGDSHVGLQARLMSQALRKITGALSTSGTTMIFINQLREKIGVMFGSPETTTGGKALKFYASVRLDIRRIETLKDGTDMVGSRTRVKVVKNKVAPPFKQAEFDVLYGVGISREGSLIDVGVEHGIIRKSGAWYTYEGDQMGQGKENARKFLKENPDVSAEVEKRIKEKLGIGPVLDADPTVAAAAQAEPLPAPVDF
- a CDS encoding DUF3046 domain-containing protein, yielding MRMSQFRGLMEDEFGALRAGSLARDHVFSALDGQTVDEAIESGTDLRRIWRAVCDAYDVPPARR
- a CDS encoding RecX family transcriptional regulator translates to MTPPDAVPEAEPDALVERTRRDGPPAFADFTGLDPDEGRAASVATFDDLGEPGTATSVRPDLLGREDADGDTHDHDTQDMASFGGPDEAFADETFVDQTSADGAGKSGGPVGVRTASLDDLSGSGDDEDDQSGGDGAAGVRVASFDGRRPRSGRSPRSGSDRSRATARRTSTTRGAASGRGVSDGPVPDGRVSDGAVAGVRAPDDAAAEPDGGESGRSGRSARSGGSGFGGRGGGRTKRDGGSSRGGRGGGGLSFSPQDDEARAKEVCLRLLTDRARTVQELSQALRRKEIPDEVAQKVLERFDEVGLVDDEAFAGQWVRSRHKQRGLGKRAIAAELHRKGVAKEIADEALTEIDAESEEARARELVDRKLRTVPIGTKEQRVTAARRLVGMLARKGYGGNIAYRVVKEAIAEHGADPDELGEGPVDD